Part of the Solwaraspora sp. WMMA2065 genome is shown below.
AGACACTCAACCCCAGGTCGCCGCTGGTTCTCGATACCCGGGAACTGCCGCGTCGCCCTGGCGCGTTGCGTACGGTGAGCCGGGTGGTGCCCGCGCCGGCGGACCTCGGGCTGGAGCTGAACGGCGTACCGGAAGGTGCCGACCTGAGCCTCGATCTGCGGCTCGAGTCGGTCTCCGAAGGGGTACTCGTCTCCGGGACGGTCTCCGGGCCGGTCTCCGGCGAGTGCGGGCGTTGCCTGCGCCCGATCAGCGAGTCGCTGACCGTACCGATCCAGGAGCTGTACGCGTACGAGAACAGCACCACGGACGAGACGACCGACATCGACGAGGTGGGCCGGTTGCAG
Proteins encoded:
- a CDS encoding YceD family protein; the encoded protein is MRNHSSKTLNPRSPLVLDTRELPRRPGALRTVSRVVPAPADLGLELNGVPEGADLSLDLRLESVSEGVLVSGTVSGPVSGECGRCLRPISESLTVPIQELYAYENSTTDETTDIDEVGRLQGDLIDLEPALRDAVVLALPTTPLCRSDCPGLCPDCGVHWDELPDDHNHQQVDPRWAGLSQLTRQEE